ATTATTGTCGATGAATTTGCTGATTTGATGATGACTGTCGGTAGAGAAGTAGAGCGCCCGATAACCAGACTTGCTCAAATGGCAAGAGCAATCGGAATTCACCTCATTCTGGCAACACAAAGACCTTCCATCAAAGTCATTACCGGAATTATTAAAGCAAATTTCCCATCTCGAATTGCATTTCAAGTTTCATCCAAGATCGATTCGAGAGTAATTATCGATGCCAATGGAGCAGAAAAATTATTGGGAAAAGGAGATATGCTCTTCCTCCCTCCCGGAAAAGCAATGACAGAAAGAATTCACGGGGCATTTATCTCGGATTCGGAAATTCATAATGTGGTGAGTTACCTGAAAACCCAGCCAAAACCGGAACAGGAGATCAAGATCATCGAGGATGAACAGGTCGGTCTGGAGGAGTTTTCTTATGATGATGAACTCTTCCCGGAAGCTGCAGTTGCGGTCGTAACAGCAAATGTCGCCTCGGTTTCCATGCTGCAGAGACATTTCAAAATAGGTTATGCG
This is a stretch of genomic DNA from Candidatus Cloacimonadota bacterium. It encodes these proteins:
- a CDS encoding cell division protein FtsK, which codes for IIVDEFADLMMTVGREVERPITRLAQMARAIGIHLILATQRPSIKVITGIIKANFPSRIAFQVSSKIDSRVIIDANGAEKLLGKGDMLFLPPGKAMTERIHGAFISDSEIHNVVSYLKTQPKPEQEIKIIEDEQVGLEEFSYDDELFPEAAVAVVTANVASVSMLQRHFKIGYARAGRLVDMLERAGIIGPHVGSKSREVLATEEDLKIYGYLKE